In one Cercospora beticola chromosome 1, complete sequence genomic region, the following are encoded:
- a CDS encoding uncharacterized protein (BUSCO:EOG09261XGL~MEROPS:MER0013463), translating into MKSLRRIPLRALARPVPSFRSRPLSTTAAPWNLISAADVQFGQPIHETHPHLIRAGDLTPGISALEYHHRRAALASKLPQNSVAVLAAADLKYRSGAVFYNFDQDPNFYYLTGFNEPDAVAIIERGQSDVEYTFHLFVRPKDERAEMWDGARSGVQAAQDVFNADEAADIESVGAAISQLVEGSKTVYTDIGFSNRQSALSRLISGQLKVEGLAKLLQQTSVKPLRNIMNELRLTKSDAELDCMRKAGHVSGEVISQAIANTPGSEKQLWADLNYGFRSSGLDGEAYVPVIGGGKNALSIHYVRNDALLYDGDIVLVDAGGEYGGYITDITRSWPINGRFTDAQRDMYSMILNVQKSCIALCHEDARVSLDKLHSVCEYGLRDGLKSLGFDLSGKAFNKLFPHHVGHYIGLDVHDAPGYPRDDRLRAKQCITIEPGVYVPDTDEWPSHFRGMGIRIEDSVVVGLDTPEVLTKSAYKEIDEIEGSRA; encoded by the coding sequence ATGAAAAGCTTGCGGCGCATACCTCTACGCGCCCTAGCCCGTCCTGTGCCCTCATTTCGGAGCAGGCCTCTGAGCACGACAGCGGCACCATGGAATCTCATTTCAGCCGCCGATGTCCAGTTCGGCCAGCCGATTCACGAGACACACCCGCATCTCATCCGAGCGGGCGACCTCACACCTGGCATATCGGCTCTTGAGTACCACCACCGACGCGCAGCGCTGGCAAGCAAGTTACCGCAGAACAGCGTAGCTGTACTGGCTGCAGCTGATCTCAAATATCGTTCCGGAGCAGTTTTCTACAATTTCGATCAGGATCCCAACTTCTACTACCTCACCGGCTTCAATGAACCCGATGCCGTCGCGATCATCGAGAGAGGACAGTCTGATGTGGAATATACGTTTCATCTCTTCGTGAGACCGAAAGATGAGCGCGCCGAGATGTGGGATGGTGCCAGGTCTGGTGTGCAGGCAGCTCAAGATGTGTTCAATGCCGATGAAGCGGCCGATATCGAGAGCGTGGGCGCCGCTATATCACAACTCGTGGAGGGTAGTAAGACGGTGTATACGGACATAGGCTTCTCGAATCGCCAAAGCGCTTTGAGTCGTCTTATTTCTGGACAGCTGAAGGTGGAGGGCCTTGCTAAGCTATTGCAGCAAACGAGCGTGAAGCCGCTTCGGAATATCATGAATGAGCTCAGATTGACCAAGTCTGATGCTGAGCTTGATTGTATGCGCAAAGCGGGACATGTCTCGGGCGAAGTCATCAGTCAGGCAATAGCAAACACGCCTGGAAGCGAGAAGCAGCTGTGGGCTGACCTGAATTACGGCTTCCGCAGTTCTGGACTGGATGGAGAAGCTTACGTCCCAGTAATTGGAGGCGGCAAGAACGCTCTGAGTATCCACTACGTGCGCAACGACGCCCTTCTTTACGACGGCGATATCGTCTTGGTCGATGCTGGTGGTGAGTATGGCGGATACATTACGGATATCACACGCAGCTGGCCCATCAACGGGCGATTTACAGATGCACAACGCGACATGTACAGCATGATTCTGAACGTGCAAAAATCGTGTATCGCACTGTGTCACGAGGACGCACGAGTCTCACTGGACAAGCTGCACAGCGTTTGCGAGTACGGCTTGCGCGATGGACTGAAAAGTTTAGGCTTCGACCTGTCCGGGAAGGCTTTTAACAAGCTCTTTCCGCACCATGTAGGGCACTACATTGGCCTGGATGTGCATGATGCGCCAGGCTATCCACGCGATGATCGTCTCCGCGCGAAGCAGTGTATCACGATTGAGCCGGGTGTCTATGTGCCGGACACTGACGAATGGCCGTCTCACTTTCGGGGCATGGGCATTCGAATAGAAGactcggtggtggtggggcTGGACACACCAGAAGTCCTCACCAAAAGCGCGTATAAAGAGATTGACGAGATAGAAGGCAGCCGAGCATGA
- the ATG12 gene encoding Ubiquitin-like protein (BUSCO:EOG09265EKJ) — protein sequence MSGVMDDEAHESDGADLQMTMAASVVLEHLPRDAARALDTAGELEQPKVTIRLSPLPNTPQLRQPRFRCSSNQRFEHIVRFLRRKLGLKDHESVFCYVNSVFAPGLDEGVGNLWRCFKTGDELVVSYSITQAFG from the exons ATGTCCGGCGTAATGGACGACGAGGCGCACGAAAGCGATGGGGCAGATCTCCAAATGACAATGGCCGCTTCGGTAGTGCTGGAGCATCTGCCACGAGACGCCGCAAGAGCACTCGATACTGCAGGCGAGCTTGAACAACCTAAAG TCACAATTCGATTATCACCTCTACCGAACACGCCACAACTACGGCAACCTCGCttcagatgcagcagcaatcaGCGCTTTGAGCATATTGTGAGGTTTCTGCGGCGGAAATTGGGGTTGAAAGATCATGAGTCTGTGTTCTGTTATGTCAACTCTGTCTTTGCGCCTGGGCTGGATGAGGGAGTGGGGAATTTGTGGCGG TGCTTCAAAACGGGCGATGAACTGGTCGTCTCATACAGCATTACACAGGCTTTCGGATGA
- the CYP1_1 gene encoding heme binding: MAQTVLLETSLGSVTLELYTQHAPRTCENFATLCSRHYYDNTIFHRVIPDFMIQGGDPTGTGRGGSSIWGEKFEDEIRSDLKHTGAGVLSMANSGPNTNGSQFFITLAPTPWLDGKHTIFGRVKNGMRTVQKLGLVKTGAEDRPEEEIKIISTRVLTNEDD, from the exons ATGGCGCAGACTGTACTACTGGAGACCTCGTTGGGTTCTGTGACCCTCGAGTTGTACACACAACATGCGCCACGCACCTGCGAAAATTTCGCAACGCTCTGCTCCAGACATTACTACGACAATACCATTTTCCATCGTGTCATTCCCGATTTCATG ATCCAAGGTGGCGACCCCACAGGCACAGGACGAGGGGGAAGCTCCATCTGGGGCGAGAAATTCGAAGATGAGATTCGTTCTGACCTAAAGCACACTGGTGCTGGCGTACTGTCTATGGCAAACTCCGGACCAAATACCAATGGCTCTCAGTTCTTTATCACTTTGGCTCCGACTCCGTGGCTGGATGGCAAGCACACGATTTTCGGGCGCGTCAAGAATGGGATGCGCACGGTGCAGAAGTTGGGCCTCGTTAAGACTGGTGCTGAAGACAGACCTGAAGAGGAGATCAAGATTATTTCGACGCGTGTCCTTACGAACGAGGACGACTGA
- a CDS encoding uncharacterized protein (MEROPS:MER0030317): MEADWTETIRLSYPGALASARSSRVTAFCFDPTEELFWVGNDAGIITSFYGPDLQRYTSYRAHSSNASRTAPASAPVKQILFCSRGVVSVSSKSVHLSSRRGIAQWHISLPEMVDLRCMTFANRDATDLVVAGCQTQLFRIDIDKGIVTETIAPKTSIPFTSMRTASQTICAAAHDGTIHLLDPKSLTVIHSWKAYAGTVNDMDARGDYLLTCGWAQSQHQGLALERLVRVFDLKTRKPARPLPFQGGAANVRLHPKLSSTCIVLSQNGALHSIDIQNPEMPSMKFASVQDGHFVGLELMPSGKGFALADSNNNLVLWGSPSKLQFTEYAKVTDFPDSVIGNKQVDWTTGPINLIGMPHYREPLLSSWPNNLVHQVGVQTPRLDNLDASFRNCDFGKVGNNPRTRLRHQATEPAQQMLPDPLSAPKFLSEKSRQENAGPDTHRRMSEDLLNALDKMKVDGKASKDARFLYRNVEIKYSRFGVEDFDFRYFNKTTYAGLETHIANSYANPLLQLLRFTVTARNVSLHHTARDCKLETCLMCEMGFLVDMLEKATAPNCQATNFLRALSKQPDALAQNIIETQATSVSLTTMMQNLTRFLFLRLEDNFKQVAPSLDQFHLAFGTIGLESTQCAQCHYESRVDKVWYAHDLVYPSRPPKARSTRQYFSQILKASIERHSQHRGWCLRCNSYKNMVSHRAVHCLPAVLTLNAAITTGESRQLWATPDFLPREIGVIVNNGRFFCYEGEDLQLHLQRAQYNITVYELVGVVADVLPSENEKSHLVATIDVGLASTDTTRERDWHLFNDFLVHPVSQEDALHFNPQWKLPSVITYQAKTMSHVVDQTWKTAIDTSILFRSPAQPGIGESYHFRALSADEALPTTGIHVAIDAEFVRLLREEIDVGPTGKRTMTRPARSGLARVSVLRADGHDRELPFIDDYIAIEDPIDDYLTQFSGLHDGDLTPGRSRYKLSVLKDVYKKLWVLVNLGCSFIGHGLSSDLRIINIHVPEAQLVDTQELFSLGSRTQRKLSLRFLAWAVLQEDIQQDVHDSIEDARTALRLWLKYLEFSDAGILEIWKDKIMAAGRVNNFRPPAAAENPSAPSTPSRQPVQTVLPGSALGTPAG; encoded by the exons ATGGAGGCCGACTGGACCGAAACCATCCGCCTGTCGTATCCCGGCGCGTTGGCATCAGCTCGATCTTCACGTGTAAccgccttctgcttcgatCCGACAGAGGAGCTGTTCTGGGTCGGCAACGACGCG GGCATAATAACTTCTTTCTACGGCCCTGATCTGCAAAGATACACTTCATACCGCGCCCATTCCAGCAATGCGTCACGCACAGCTCCGGCAAGCGCGCCAGTCAAACAGATACTGTTCTGCAGCCGAGGTGTGGTTTCCGTCTCGAGCAAGAGCGTACATCTCTCGTCGCGGCGAGGAATCGCGCAATGGCACATATCACTGCCAGAAATGGTTGACCTACGTTGTATGACTTTCGCCAATCGCGATGCTACAGACTTGGTTGTGGCTGGTTGTCAAACACAGCTATTTCGAATCGACATCGACAAGGGCATTGTGACCGAGACCATCGCTCCCAAAACCTCGATCCCGTTCACGTCGATGCGCACTGCCAGTCAGACTATTTGCGCCGCAGCACATGACGGGACTATTCATCTGCTTGACCCGAAATCGCTTACAGTCATCCACAGCTGGAAAGCATACGCAGGGACTGTCAATGACATGGATGCTAGAGGCGACTATCTGCTAACCTGCGGTTGGGCACAATCCCAACATCAAGGACTGGCGCTGGAACGCTTAGTTCGCGTATTTGATCTCAAGACTCGAAAGCCTGCTCGGCCGCTACCATTTCAAGGGGGTGCCGCAAACGTGCGGCTCCATCCCAAGCTATCCTCTACATGCATCGTGCTTTCCCAGAATGGTGCACTTCATTCCATTGACATACAGAACCCCGAAATGCCCAGTATGAAATTTGCTAGTGTGCAAGACGGTCACTTCGTTGGCCTGGAACTCATGCCCTCTGGTAAGGGCTTTGCTCTCGCTGATAGCAACAATAACTTGGTTCTATGGGGCTCGCCTTCCAAACTCCAATTCACCGAGTATGCAAAGGTTACTGACTTTCCCGACTCCGTCATCGGCAACAAGCAAGTGGATTGGACTACTGGACCTATCAACCTGATTGGAATGCCTCACTACCGTGAGCCATTGCTCTCTAGCTGGCCAAATAATCTGGTTCATCAAGTAGGGGTTCAAACACCTCGTCTCGACAATCTCGATGCATCGTTTCGAAATTGTGATTTCGGAAAGGTTGGAAACAATCCTCGAACTAGACTGCGTCACCAAGCAACGGAACCTGCACAGCAGATGCTGCCTGATCCGCTGTCAGCACCGAAATTCTTAAGTGAAAAGTCCAGGCAGGAGAATGCAGGTCCAGACACTCACCGGCGCATGAGTGAGGATCTACTGAACGCGCTGGATAAAATGAAAGTGGATGGGAAGGCATCGAAAGATGCTCGTTTCCTGTATCGCAATGTCGAAATCAAATACAGCAGGTTCGGAGTCGAGGATTTCGATTTCCGATATTTCAACAAGACGACCTACGCCGGATTGGAGACTCATATTGCCAACTCCTATGCTAATCCTCTGTTGCAACTTCTTCGATTCACAGTAACAGCCCGCAACGTGAGTCTGCATCACACAGCTCGCGATTGCAAACTGGAAACGTGTTTGATGTGCGAGATGGGATTCTTGGTCGATATGCTTGAGAAGGCCACCGCGCCCAACTGCCAGGCGACTAATTTCCTACGAGCTCTGAGTAAGCAACCAGACGCACTTGCACAGAACATCATCGAGACCCAGGCGACCAGCGTCTCTCTCACCACGATGATGCAAAACCTCACTCGTTTCCTGTTCCTGCGGCTCGAGGACAATTTCAAACAGGTCGCGCCATCACTGGATCAATTCCACCTAGCTTTCGGAACTATCGGTTTGGAGAGCACTCAATGCGCCCAATGCCACTATGAGAGCAGAGTGGACAAAGTCTGGTACGCCCATGATCTCGTCTATCCATCACGTCCACCAAAGGCAAGGTCGACTCGACAATACTTCTCCCAGATACTGAAGGCCTCGATCGAACGTCACAGCCAACACCGAGGGTGGTGTCTCCGATGTAATTCGTATAAGAATATGGTCTCACATCGAGCTGTACATTGCTTGCCCGCGGTACTTACGCTGAATGCAGCGATCACTACTGGAGAATCTCGACAACTATGGGCGACACCAGACTTCTTGCCGAGAGAAATTGGAGTCATTGTCAACAACGGCCGGTTCTTCTGCTATGAGGGGGAGGATTTGCAGCTACACTTGCAAAGGGCTCAATATAACATTACGGTCTACGAACTTGTGGGCGTTGTGGCAGACGTGCTGCCGAGCGAGAACGAAAAGTCTCACCTTGTCGCGACTATCGATGTCGGTCTCGCCTCCACGGATACGACCCGAGAGCGCGACTGGCATCTCTTCAACGACTTTCTGGTGCATCCGGTCTCTCAAGAAGATGCTTTGCACTTCAACCCGCAGTGGAAGCTACCATCAGTCATCACATATCAAGCCAAGACCATGTCTCACGTTGTGGACCAAACGTGGAAGACTGCAATCGACACTAGTATACTGTTCCGCAGCCCTGCTCAGCCAGGTATTGGCGAATCGTATCACTTCCGAGCTCTCTCAGCCGATGAAGCATTGCCAACGACAGGAATTCACGTCGCCATCGATGCAGAATTCGTGCGATTACTCAGAGAGGAAATCGACGTTGGTCCAACTGGCAAACGTACAATGACACGTCCAGCACGCTCAGGCCTGGCACGAGTCTCTGTGCTTCGAGCAGACGGACACGATCGAGAACTACCATTCATTGACGACTACATTGCAATCGAGGACCCGATTGATGACTACCTGACACAATTCTCTGGCCTCCACGATGGAGACCTGACGCCTGGCAGGAGTCGTTACAAACTCTCTGTTCTCAAAGACGTCTACAAAAAATTATGGGTACTGGTAAATCTCGGCTGTTCATTCATCGGTCATGGCCTCTCAAGCGACCTAcgcatcatcaacatccacGTCCCCGAAGCACAACTCGTCGATACGCAAGAGCTTTTCTCGCTAGGAAGTCGAACCCAACGCAAATTATCACTTCGATTCCTCGCATGGGCTGTTCTGCAAGAGGATATCCAACAAGATGTGCACGACAGTATAGAAGATGCTCGAACGGCTTTGAGATTATGGTTGAAGTATCTGGAATTTTCGGACGCTGGAATTCTGGAGATTTGGAAGGATAAGATCATGGCGGCTGGTAGGGTGAATAATTTCCgacctcctgctgctgctgagaatCCTAGTGCTCCGAGTACTCCAAGTCGACAGCCTGTGCAGACAGTGTTGCCTGGATCAGCTTTGGGCACTCCGGCGGGGTGA